In the genome of Leptotrichia sp. HSP-536, the window GGGAATTAACTGGACTTTACATAGCTCTTGTTTATGCAAAAAAATACGATACAAAAGTTATATGTGGTGACAGTTCATTAATTATCGAATTTTGGTCAAAAGGACGCTATAATAGTTCCAATCTGGAAAATGATACAATAGAGCTTATAAAAAAAGTTACCTTAATGAGAAACGAATTTGAAAAAAAAGGTGGAATCATAAAAAAAATTTCTGGAGATGTCAATCCAGCTGATTTAGGATTTCATAAATAATACTTAGATAAAGAGGAGGTTTTTCATGAAAAAAATATTATTAATGGCAATAATGTTGATAATGTCGACTATCGGATTAGCTGCGAATAAAGTTATAAATCAAACTTATGAAGGAGATTACATCAGATCAACAAATACGTTTGTTTATGAAAAAGACAATTTAGTTTTTCCAAACAAAGTACTTAATTATACAGTAAAAGATGATACTGGATTAATGGATCAGATTTATAATTTTATAGGACAGAAATATGGTGTAACTGATGAAGATTCTGTTGTATTTAATATTCAGGGAACTGTTTCAAAAGATAATGTTTTGACAGTAAAAAAAATAATTAATTATAGAATTCCTGAGCATAGATTACATCCATCAGATACTTCTACTACTTCTGTTCCATCAACAGATACTGAGAGTAGTTCACAACAGGAAGATACTGAAATTACTAATGATTCTGATTCTTCAAATTAAAAACTCAAATTTGAATTTTAAAGAAACTTTTTGATAATTTTTATTATTAAATTAAGTTTCTTTTTTGTTTATTTAGGTAGATTAAATTATATAAAAAATTTTTAAACTCTCATTTTTCTTTAATCTTTTTATGATATACTAATTTTAGATAAATGATGTATTTATATTAATTAGTGTGTTCTTGTTTTTTAATTACAAAATTTGAATTTATTATTTGGAGAGATATATTATGATTAAAAAAATTAAATTACCGTTATTTTTAATTTTAACCTTTTTAGTATCAGCAATTATAGGTTTTTCGAACAATGGAAATTCTACATCCATTGGATTTTATTGTGTATCTGAATCAAAAAGCAATCTTTGTAATCATGAGACTACTCGTAAGATTGTGCGTAAACCTCATCCCCCTATCCATATTAGTCCTGCTACAGCAAAAAAAATTCCTGAAAAATATACTTGTGGTGTAAAAGGTAGTGTTTCTAAGAAATGTATACGTAATCGTTAATTTATAAAATGTGCTAAAAATACTATTTTTTGATTTTAAGAAAAATCATTAAAGTTTATTATTTTAATGCTTTTTAAACACGTCCTAAATAAAAAAATAATGACTGCTATTTTTATGGCAGCCATTTTCGCTAATTCACTTTTAAATAATTTCAGGTACTTATTCAGATTTTTAGAAATAAATCAAAAATTATATTATTATCATTTGTTATAGGAAAAATATTTTTTTCTAATTTAGTAAGAGATATCAGCATATCACTTTTACTATGTTTTAAGTGTTGTACTTGATTCTACAATACGCCCTTTAGATAAAAAATAAAGTTATAGTTGTAAAAATTATAAAAAAATGATAAAATACGAAAAGTATGTTAATTTGGAAGTTATAATTTTAGTAAATATAAAAATAAATTAGGAATTGTAACTATATAGATAAATTGTTATACAATTAAAAAAATGGAGGAGTGAAATGACAGAATTAGAAAAATCAAAGGCGATTATTCAATACATTGCCGATGCAAAAAAGACAACGCCTGTAGAACTTTATACAGATGAAGAAATTAAAAATGCTTATTCCTGTAAAGTAATCGGAAAAGAAGGGGTAAAAATTGTATTCGGCGATTGGGAAGAAATTGAGAAAATTATTAATGAAAATAATTTGACTAATTATTACTTGAAAAACGATAGAAGAAATTCTGGTGTGCCTATGCTTGACATCAAAAATATTAATGCAAGAATTGAGCCGGGAGTATTTATACGTGATAAAGTAAGCATTGGGGACAGAGCCGTTATTATGATGGGTGCTGTAATAAATATTGGTGCTGAAATTGGCGAAGGGACAATGATTGATATGAACGTTGTACTTGGTGGACGTGCGAAAGTTGGAAAAAATTGCCACATTGGAGCAGGAGCAGTGCTTGCAGGAGTTATTGAGCCGCCATCAGCAGATCCAGTAGTTATTGAAGATGACGTTGTTGTTGGAGCAAATGCAGTTGTGCTGGAAGGTGTAAGAGTAGGAAAAGGTTCGGTTGTTGCAGCTGGAGCTATTGTTACGGAAAATGTGCCTGAAGGTGTAGTTGTAGCTGGGACGCCCGCAAGAATTATAAAAGGCGTGGATGCAAAAACTGCTTCAAAGACAGAATTAGTTGATGCACTTAGAAATATTTAATTATGCTACAAAAAATCTGATAAAAAAGACATTATTAAAATTTTTTACACAACTTTATAAGTGAAATCAAATTTGAAAATGATAAAATAACTTATAAGCGATTATTTTAACAAAGTTTAGCAATAAATCTCTGACTTCTGTGAATGTGGATGAATTGCCAAAATATTGATAAAATAATAAAAATATAGTATAATAATATTATTACAGGGTAGGAACTATCCGTAGAGCCTTCTAAATAT includes:
- the dapD gene encoding 2,3,4,5-tetrahydropyridine-2,6-dicarboxylate N-acetyltransferase, which translates into the protein MTELEKSKAIIQYIADAKKTTPVELYTDEEIKNAYSCKVIGKEGVKIVFGDWEEIEKIINENNLTNYYLKNDRRNSGVPMLDIKNINARIEPGVFIRDKVSIGDRAVIMMGAVINIGAEIGEGTMIDMNVVLGGRAKVGKNCHIGAGAVLAGVIEPPSADPVVIEDDVVVGANAVVLEGVRVGKGSVVAAGAIVTENVPEGVVVAGTPARIIKGVDAKTASKTELVDALRNI